One genomic window of Papaver somniferum cultivar HN1 unplaced genomic scaffold, ASM357369v1 unplaced-scaffold_0, whole genome shotgun sequence includes the following:
- the LOC113325878 gene encoding uncharacterized protein LOC113325878 isoform X1 — translation MSSYERNTNIVTKNQSPPRGTKSSYPTTSVIQNRSCSFSQRRNEKTILKNVERKQVLPYGKKTLWTKINEATTWQEKLLLMPHYDDVDWSMSVPLHLEKDTPLSPRLPFPRIPSIKENNGVMDPILLEMLNSFEVAYKTTTE, via the exons ATGTCTAGTTATGAGCGAAATACAAATATAGTGACGAAGAATCAGTCtcctcctagaggaacaaagtccAGTTATCCAACAACCTCGGTCATTCAGAATCGCTCATGCAGCTTCAGTCAAAGAAGAAACGAAAAGACAATTCTG AAGAATGTCGAGCGCAAACAAGTTTTACCATATGGGAAAAAAACTTTGTGGACAAAGATAAATGAAGCAACAACATGGCAAGAAAAGTTGCTCCTAATGCCACATTATGATGATGTCGATTGGTCGATGTCTGTTCCGCTTCATCTGGAAAAGGACACTCCCCTTTCACCTCGATTACCATTTCCTAG GATACCTTCGATAAAAGAAAACAATGGAGTTATGGATCCGATCTTGTTGGAAATGTTGAATTCTTTTGAAGTGGCGTATAAAACTACTACCGAGTAA
- the LOC113325878 gene encoding uncharacterized protein LOC113325878 isoform X2 — MSSYERNTNIVTKNQSPPRGTKSSYPTTSVIQNRSCSFSQRRNEKTILNVERKQVLPYGKKTLWTKINEATTWQEKLLLMPHYDDVDWSMSVPLHLEKDTPLSPRLPFPRIPSIKENNGVMDPILLEMLNSFEVAYKTTTE, encoded by the exons ATGTCTAGTTATGAGCGAAATACAAATATAGTGACGAAGAATCAGTCtcctcctagaggaacaaagtccAGTTATCCAACAACCTCGGTCATTCAGAATCGCTCATGCAGCTTCAGTCAAAGAAGAAACGAAAAGACAATTCTG AATGTCGAGCGCAAACAAGTTTTACCATATGGGAAAAAAACTTTGTGGACAAAGATAAATGAAGCAACAACATGGCAAGAAAAGTTGCTCCTAATGCCACATTATGATGATGTCGATTGGTCGATGTCTGTTCCGCTTCATCTGGAAAAGGACACTCCCCTTTCACCTCGATTACCATTTCCTAG GATACCTTCGATAAAAGAAAACAATGGAGTTATGGATCCGATCTTGTTGGAAATGTTGAATTCTTTTGAAGTGGCGTATAAAACTACTACCGAGTAA